A portion of the Nitratidesulfovibrio termitidis HI1 genome contains these proteins:
- the rpmG gene encoding 50S ribosomal protein L33 has translation MRVNLLLACTECKRRNYATVKNKKNTTGRIELKKYCPWDKKHTLHRETK, from the coding sequence ATGCGCGTCAATCTCCTGCTCGCCTGCACCGAGTGCAAGCGCCGCAATTACGCGACCGTCAAGAACAAGAAGAATACTACCGGACGCATCGAGCTGAAGAAGTATTGTCCCTGGGACAAGAAGCACACGCTCCACCGCGAAACCAAGTAG
- the nusG gene encoding transcription termination/antitermination protein NusG, whose translation MTESIPTTAKARWFIVHTYSGFEQRVEQTIREMIRTGQAQGLIEEVVVPTEKVIELVKGEKRTSTRKFYPGYVMVKMAMTDFSWHLVQSIPKVTGFVGGKNRPTPMRDSEAERILTMMESRQEQPRPKFNFERGDEVRVIDGPFGGFNGVVEDVNYDKGKLRVSVSIFGRQTPVELDFVQVSKG comes from the coding sequence ATGACCGAATCGATTCCCACGACAGCCAAGGCCCGCTGGTTCATCGTCCATACCTACTCGGGCTTCGAGCAGCGTGTCGAACAGACCATACGCGAGATGATCCGTACCGGTCAGGCGCAGGGGCTCATCGAAGAGGTCGTGGTGCCCACCGAGAAGGTCATCGAGCTCGTCAAGGGCGAGAAGCGGACCTCCACGCGGAAGTTCTACCCCGGGTACGTCATGGTCAAGATGGCCATGACGGATTTCTCGTGGCACCTCGTCCAGTCCATACCCAAGGTTACCGGATTCGTCGGCGGCAAGAACCGTCCGACCCCCATGCGTGACAGCGAAGCGGAACGCATCCTGACCATGATGGAATCACGGCAGGAGCAGCCCCGTCCGAAGTTCAACTTCGAGCGCGGGGACGAGGTTCGCGTCATAGACGGGCCTTTCGGCGGCTTCAATGGCGTCGTCGAGGACGTCAACTACGACAAGGGCAAACTCAGGGTGTCGGTCTCCATCTTCGGCAGACAGACCCCGGTCGAGCTGGACTTCGTCCAGGTTTCCAAGGGCTAG
- the rpoB gene encoding DNA-directed RNA polymerase subunit beta, which translates to MGQLTKKFGKIPVSLGIPHLLNLQVDSYIKFLQEGLAERKTDEGLEGVFRSVFPIEDFNRTASLEYVSYDIGEPKFDQAECISKGLTYEAPIRIKVRLVVYDVDDDSGNRTIRDIKEQDIYFGTLPLMTEKGTFIINGTERVIVNQLQRSPGIIFEHDSGKTHSSRKVLYSCRVIPMRGSWLDFDFDHKDILYVRIDRRRKMPATILFKAMGMTKTDILDYFYKKEFYRISADGRVFWEVQKDMFRKDSAFADIAGADGTVFVKAGKPITKRAWRQICEAGLEAIEVAADTLDGLFLAEDVVNPATGEVLAEAADEVTPGVQERLREAGIDRLPILHTKGVDTSSSLRDTLVLDKTADKEAAQVEIYRRLRPSSPPTPEIAESFFDNLFRSPDYYDLSPVGRYKLNQRLGLDQSLELRVLTDEDILTAIRVLLHLKDSHGPADDIDHLGNRRVRPVGELVENQYRIGLVRMERAIKERMSLQEVSTLMPHDLINPKPVAAVLKEFFGTSQLSQFMDQTNALSEVTHKRRLSALGPGGLTRERAGFEVRDVHTSHYGRICPIETPEGPNIGLIVSLTTYAKVNDYGFIETPYHVIRDTGMTGEVVYLDASREHGEVIAQANAPFDAEGKLADDYVTTRVKGDVLMSPREEVTLMDVSPSQMVSISAALIPFLEHDDANRALMGSNMQRQAVPLLQCEKPIVGTGMEGPVAQDSGACIIAEGPGIVRYADADRIIVSYENGLYPERGGVRAYDLQKFHKSNQNSCFGQKPTCHPGQIVVKGDILADGPGIEDGELALGKNLVVAFMPWCGYNFEDSILISERTVKEDTFTSVHIEEFEVVARDTKLGPEEITRDIPNVGEDMLRNLDGSGIIRIGANVKPDDILVGKITPKGETQLTPEEKLLRAIFGDKARDVKNTSLKVPPGIEGTVIEVKVFNRRSGEKDERARLIEEYELGRLDRKEQDHIRGLGDATRVKLMAVVEGKQLATTLAGKKKGEVIAEAGASVTAEMLADVPLKKFAGLFKNREVNDAVDALLESYDQQVQFISNIYESKRGKVTEGDDLPPGVIKMVKVYIAVKRKLSVGDKMAGRHGNKGVVSCILPAEDMPFFADGRPVDIVLNPLGVPSRMNIGQIMGTHLGWAAKEMGRQLAEMLERNDPLKALRNEVKRAFDSAAINSLVDSMDDEDFRASVAKLGRGIVTKTPVFDGAAEEEIWSWLVRANIDDDGKTVLYDGRTGERFHNRVTTGVMYMLKLHHLVDEKIHARSTGPYSLVTQQPLGGKAQFGGQRLGEMEVWALEAYGAAYLLQEFLTVKSDDVTGRVKMYEKIVKGDNFLEAGLPESFNVLVKELMSLGLDVTLHQEEGKKRPKRVGFMNAL; encoded by the coding sequence ATGGGCCAACTCACGAAAAAGTTCGGCAAGATTCCCGTATCGCTCGGCATTCCGCACCTCCTGAACCTTCAGGTGGACTCGTACATCAAGTTCCTTCAGGAAGGCCTTGCCGAGCGCAAGACCGACGAGGGGCTTGAAGGGGTCTTCCGGTCCGTGTTCCCCATCGAGGACTTCAACCGCACCGCCAGCCTCGAATACGTCAGCTACGACATCGGCGAGCCCAAGTTCGACCAGGCGGAATGCATCTCGAAGGGCCTCACCTACGAAGCGCCCATCCGCATCAAGGTGCGGCTCGTGGTGTACGACGTCGACGACGATTCCGGCAACCGCACCATCCGCGACATCAAGGAACAGGACATCTATTTCGGCACCCTGCCGCTGATGACCGAGAAGGGCACCTTCATCATCAACGGCACCGAGCGTGTCATCGTCAACCAGTTGCAGCGTTCGCCGGGCATCATCTTCGAGCACGATTCGGGCAAGACCCATTCGAGCCGCAAGGTGCTGTACTCCTGCCGCGTCATTCCCATGCGCGGCTCGTGGCTCGACTTCGACTTCGACCACAAGGACATCCTGTACGTCCGCATCGACCGCCGCCGCAAAATGCCCGCCACCATCCTGTTCAAGGCCATGGGCATGACCAAGACGGACATCCTGGACTACTTCTACAAGAAGGAGTTCTACCGCATTTCCGCCGACGGTCGCGTGTTCTGGGAAGTGCAGAAGGACATGTTCCGCAAGGATTCGGCCTTTGCCGACATCGCGGGCGCCGACGGCACCGTGTTCGTCAAGGCGGGCAAGCCCATCACCAAGCGCGCCTGGCGCCAGATCTGCGAAGCAGGCCTTGAAGCCATCGAAGTGGCCGCCGACACCCTGGATGGCCTGTTCCTGGCCGAAGACGTGGTGAACCCGGCCACCGGCGAAGTGCTGGCCGAAGCTGCCGACGAAGTGACCCCCGGCGTGCAGGAACGCCTGCGCGAAGCGGGCATCGACCGCCTGCCCATCCTGCACACCAAGGGCGTGGACACTTCTTCTTCCCTGCGCGACACCCTGGTGCTGGACAAGACCGCCGACAAGGAAGCCGCCCAGGTGGAAATCTACCGCCGCCTGCGCCCCTCGTCGCCGCCCACGCCCGAAATCGCGGAAAGCTTCTTCGACAACCTGTTCCGCAGCCCGGACTACTACGACCTCTCCCCCGTGGGCCGCTACAAGCTGAACCAGCGCCTTGGCCTTGACCAGTCGCTGGAACTGCGCGTGCTGACCGACGAGGACATCCTGACCGCCATCCGCGTGCTGCTGCACCTGAAGGACAGCCACGGCCCGGCCGACGACATCGACCATCTGGGCAACCGCCGCGTGCGCCCCGTGGGCGAACTGGTGGAAAACCAGTACCGCATCGGCCTCGTGCGCATGGAACGGGCGATCAAGGAACGCATGAGCCTGCAGGAAGTCTCCACGCTCATGCCGCACGACCTGATCAACCCGAAGCCGGTGGCCGCCGTGCTGAAGGAATTCTTCGGCACCTCGCAGCTTTCGCAGTTCATGGACCAGACCAACGCCCTGTCGGAAGTGACGCACAAGCGCCGCCTGTCCGCCCTGGGCCCCGGCGGCCTGACCCGCGAACGCGCGGGCTTCGAAGTGCGCGACGTGCACACCTCGCACTACGGCCGCATCTGCCCCATCGAAACGCCGGAAGGCCCGAACATCGGCCTCATCGTGTCGCTGACCACCTACGCCAAGGTGAACGACTACGGCTTCATCGAGACGCCGTACCACGTCATCCGCGACACCGGGATGACCGGTGAGGTGGTCTACCTCGACGCCTCGCGCGAGCACGGCGAAGTCATCGCCCAGGCCAACGCGCCCTTCGACGCCGAAGGCAAGCTGGCCGACGACTACGTCACCACCCGCGTGAAGGGCGACGTGCTCATGTCGCCCCGCGAGGAAGTGACCCTGATGGACGTTTCGCCCAGCCAGATGGTGTCCATCTCGGCCGCGCTGATCCCGTTCCTGGAACACGACGACGCCAACCGCGCGCTCATGGGTTCGAACATGCAGCGCCAGGCCGTGCCGCTGCTGCAGTGCGAGAAGCCCATCGTGGGCACGGGCATGGAAGGCCCGGTGGCCCAGGACTCCGGCGCGTGCATCATCGCCGAAGGTCCCGGCATCGTGCGCTACGCCGACGCCGACCGCATCATCGTCAGCTACGAGAACGGCCTGTACCCCGAACGGGGCGGCGTGCGCGCCTATGACCTGCAGAAGTTCCACAAGTCCAACCAGAACTCCTGCTTCGGCCAGAAGCCCACCTGCCACCCCGGCCAGATCGTCGTCAAGGGCGACATCCTGGCCGACGGCCCCGGCATCGAGGACGGCGAACTGGCCCTGGGCAAGAACCTGGTTGTCGCGTTCATGCCCTGGTGCGGTTACAACTTCGAAGACTCCATCCTCATCTCCGAGCGCACCGTGAAGGAAGACACCTTCACCTCGGTGCACATCGAAGAGTTCGAGGTCGTCGCGCGCGACACCAAGCTGGGACCGGAAGAAATCACCCGCGACATTCCCAACGTGGGCGAGGACATGCTCCGCAACCTGGACGGCAGCGGCATCATTCGCATCGGGGCCAACGTGAAGCCGGACGACATCCTCGTCGGCAAGATCACCCCCAAGGGCGAAACCCAGCTGACCCCGGAAGAAAAGCTGCTGCGCGCCATCTTCGGCGACAAGGCCCGCGACGTGAAGAACACCTCGCTCAAGGTGCCCCCGGGCATCGAGGGCACCGTCATCGAGGTCAAGGTGTTCAACCGCCGCTCCGGTGAAAAGGACGAGCGCGCCCGCCTGATCGAGGAATACGAACTGGGCCGCCTGGACCGCAAGGAACAGGATCACATCCGCGGCCTTGGCGACGCCACCCGCGTGAAGCTGATGGCCGTGGTGGAAGGCAAGCAGCTTGCCACCACCCTGGCGGGCAAGAAAAAGGGCGAGGTCATCGCCGAGGCCGGCGCCTCCGTCACCGCCGAGATGCTGGCCGACGTGCCCCTGAAGAAGTTCGCGGGCCTGTTCAAGAACCGCGAGGTCAACGACGCCGTGGACGCCCTGCTGGAAAGCTATGACCAGCAGGTGCAGTTCATCAGCAACATCTACGAGTCCAAGCGCGGCAAGGTGACCGAAGGGGACGACCTGCCCCCCGGCGTCATCAAGATGGTCAAGGTCTACATCGCCGTGAAGCGTAAGCTTTCGGTGGGTGACAAAATGGCCGGTCGTCACGGGAACAAGGGTGTCGTCTCCTGCATCCTGCCCGCCGAGGACATGCCGTTCTTCGCGGACGGTCGCCCGGTGGACATCGTGCTGAACCCCCTTGGCGTGCCTTCGCGTATGAACATCGGCCAGATCATGGGAACCCACCTCGGGTGGGCCGCCAAGGAAATGGGCCGTCAGCTCGCCGAAATGCTGGAGCGCAACGACCCGCTGAAGGCGCTGCGCAACGAGGTGAAGCGGGCGTTCGATTCCGCCGCCATCAACTCGCTGGTCGATTCCATGGACGACGAGGACTTCCGCGCTTCCGTGGCCAAGCTGGGCCGCGGCATCGTGACCAAGACCCCCGTGTTCGACGGTGCGGCGGAAGAGGAAATCTGGTCGTGGCTGGTACGCGCCAACATCGACGATGACGGCAAGACCGTGCTGTACGACGGCCGTACCGGCGAACGGTTCCACAACCGCGTCACCACCGGCGTCATGTACATGCTCAAGCTCCACCACCTGGTCGACGAAAAGATCCACGCCCGCTCCACCGGCCCCTACTCGCTGGTGACCCAGCAGCCGCTGGGCGGCAAGGCCCAGTTCGGCGGCCAGCGGCTGGGCGAAATGGAAGTGTGGGCGCTGGAAGCGTACGGCGCGGCCTACCTGCTGCAGGAATTCCTGACCGTGAAGTCGGACGACGTGACCGGCCGCGTGAAGATGTACGAGAAGATCGTGAAGGGCGACAACTTCCTGGAAGCCGGTCTGCCCGAATCGTTCAACGTGCTCGTCAAGGAACTCATGTCGCTGGGCCTCGACGTCACGCTGCACCAGGAAGAAGGCAAGAAGCGCCCGAAGCGTGTCGGCTTCATGAACGCGCTGTAG
- the rplL gene encoding 50S ribosomal protein L7/L12 yields the protein MSSITKEQVVEFIANMTVLELSEFIKELEEKFGVSAAAPAMAMVAAGPAEAAPAEEEKTEFDVILKAAGANKIGVIKVVRALTGLGLKEAKDKVDGAPSTLKEAVSKEEAEEAKKQLVEAGAEVEIK from the coding sequence ATGTCCAGCATCACCAAGGAACAGGTCGTCGAATTCATCGCCAACATGACCGTCCTCGAACTTTCCGAGTTCATCAAGGAACTTGAAGAAAAGTTCGGCGTGTCCGCCGCCGCTCCGGCCATGGCCATGGTTGCCGCCGGCCCCGCTGAAGCCGCCCCGGCCGAAGAAGAAAAGACCGAATTCGACGTTATCCTGAAGGCCGCTGGCGCCAACAAGATCGGCGTCATCAAGGTTGTGCGCGCCCTGACCGGCCTTGGCCTGAAGGAAGCCAAGGACAAGGTTGACGGCGCTCCCTCCACCCTGAAGGAAGCCGTTTCCAAGGAAGAAGCCGAAGAAGCCAAGAAGCAGCTGGTGGAAGCCGGCGCCGAAGTCGAAATCAAGTAG
- the tuf gene encoding elongation factor Tu — protein sequence MGKEKFERKKPHVNIGTIGHIDHGKTTLTAAITKVAGLRGNGKFVAFDEIDKAPEEKERGITIATAHVEYETATRHYAHVDCPGHADYIKNMITGAAQMDGGILVVAATDGPMPQTREHILLARQVGVPYLVVFLNKCDMVDDEELLELVELEVRELLSLYGFPGDDIPVIRGSALKALETDDPNSADAAPVVALLDACDSYIPEPQRDIDKPFLMPIEDVFSISGRGTVVTGRVERGIIKVGEEVEIVGIKDTVKSTCTGVEMFRKLLDQGQAGDNIGALLRGIKREDVERGQVLAAPKSIKPHRKFKAEVYVLSKEEGGRHTPFFSGYRPQFYFRTTDITGIIALADGVEMVMPGDNSTFTVELIAPIAMEQGLRFAIREGGRTVGAGVVSEILE from the coding sequence ATGGGTAAGGAAAAATTTGAACGCAAGAAGCCGCATGTCAACATCGGCACCATCGGCCACATTGACCACGGCAAAACCACTCTGACCGCCGCCATCACCAAGGTGGCCGGTCTGCGCGGCAACGGCAAGTTCGTGGCGTTCGACGAAATCGACAAGGCTCCCGAAGAAAAGGAACGTGGCATCACCATCGCCACCGCCCACGTCGAATACGAAACCGCCACCCGCCACTACGCCCACGTGGACTGCCCCGGCCACGCCGACTACATCAAGAACATGATCACCGGCGCCGCCCAGATGGACGGCGGTATCCTGGTGGTCGCCGCCACCGACGGTCCCATGCCCCAGACCCGTGAGCACATCCTGCTCGCCCGTCAGGTCGGCGTGCCCTACCTGGTGGTGTTCCTGAACAAGTGCGACATGGTTGACGACGAAGAGCTGCTCGAACTCGTGGAACTCGAAGTTCGCGAACTGCTCTCCCTCTACGGCTTCCCCGGCGACGACATTCCGGTGATCCGCGGTTCGGCCCTGAAGGCCCTTGAAACCGACGATCCCAACTCCGCCGACGCCGCTCCGGTCGTGGCCCTGCTCGACGCCTGCGACAGCTACATTCCTGAACCGCAGCGCGACATCGACAAGCCCTTCCTGATGCCCATCGAAGACGTGTTCTCCATCTCCGGCCGCGGCACCGTGGTGACCGGTCGTGTGGAACGCGGCATCATCAAGGTCGGCGAAGAAGTCGAAATCGTCGGCATCAAGGACACCGTCAAGTCGACCTGCACCGGCGTCGAAATGTTCCGCAAGCTGCTCGATCAGGGCCAGGCTGGCGACAACATCGGCGCCCTGCTGCGCGGCATCAAGCGTGAAGACGTGGAACGCGGCCAGGTTCTTGCCGCTCCCAAGTCCATCAAGCCGCACCGCAAGTTCAAGGCCGAAGTGTACGTTCTGTCCAAGGAAGAAGGCGGCCGTCACACCCCGTTCTTCTCGGGCTACCGTCCGCAGTTCTACTTCCGTACCACGGACATCACCGGCATCATCGCGCTGGCTGACGGCGTCGAAATGGTCATGCCCGGCGACAACTCCACCTTCACCGTGGAACTGATTGCCCCCATCGCCATGGAGCAGGGCCTGCGCTTCGCCATCCGCGAAGGCGGCCGCACCGTTGGCGCGGGCGTGGTCTCCGAAATCCTGGAGTAA
- the rplK gene encoding 50S ribosomal protein L11 yields the protein MAKKEVAKIKLQIPAGAANPSPPVGPALGQHGLNIMEFCKTFNAKTMEQKGMITPVVITVYSDRSFTFITKTPPASVLLLKAAKLEKGSGEPNRNKVGSVSMAQVEEIAKLKLPDLTAKDLDAATRSVLGTARSMGIEIK from the coding sequence ATGGCTAAGAAAGAAGTTGCCAAGATCAAGCTGCAGATTCCGGCCGGGGCGGCCAACCCTTCCCCGCCGGTCGGTCCCGCGCTCGGCCAGCACGGGCTGAACATCATGGAATTCTGCAAGACTTTCAACGCGAAGACCATGGAGCAGAAGGGCATGATCACCCCCGTGGTGATCACCGTCTACTCCGACCGTTCCTTCACGTTCATCACCAAGACCCCGCCCGCTTCCGTGCTGCTGCTGAAGGCCGCCAAGCTCGAAAAGGGCTCTGGCGAACCCAACCGGAACAAGGTCGGGTCGGTGAGCATGGCGCAGGTTGAAGAGATCGCGAAGCTGAAGCTGCCCGACCTCACCGCCAAGGATCTCGATGCGGCCACCCGCTCCGTTCTGGGCACCGCCCGGAGCATGGGCATCGAAATCAAGTAG
- the secE gene encoding preprotein translocase subunit SecE, whose amino-acid sequence MAKKQQNAPEATPADSGNGIGDKITQLRDYFEEAKGELRKVTWPTRKETTATGIAVLVLVFVMSLFLGVVDLGLTKLVEYILS is encoded by the coding sequence ATGGCGAAAAAGCAGCAGAACGCGCCCGAGGCGACCCCCGCCGATTCCGGCAACGGCATCGGTGACAAGATCACCCAGCTCAGGGACTACTTCGAGGAAGCCAAGGGCGAACTGCGCAAGGTCACCTGGCCCACGCGCAAGGAAACCACGGCAACGGGCATCGCCGTGCTCGTTCTCGTTTTCGTCATGTCCCTGTTCCTCGGTGTCGTGGACCTTGGGCTGACCAAGCTCGTCGAATACATCCTCTCGTGA
- the rplA gene encoding 50S ribosomal protein L1, producing MPKHGKKYRSATEGRDIAEILTLEDAVAKSLGASFAKFDETVDVAICLGVDPKYSDQMVRGAVTLPHGLGKTVRVAVFCKGDKEAEAKAAGADFAGAEELVAKIKEGWLDFDKAIATPDVMALVGQIGRVLGPRGLMPNAKTGTVTFDVATAVKETKAGRVEFKVDKAGVLHAPLGKVSFGPEKILDNLKSLLDTVNRLKPATAKGTYMKAMAVSTTMGPGFKVDPTTIKKFLEG from the coding sequence ATGCCCAAGCACGGCAAGAAATATCGTTCGGCGACTGAAGGACGCGACATCGCCGAAATCCTCACGCTTGAAGACGCGGTGGCCAAGTCCCTTGGGGCTTCGTTCGCCAAGTTCGACGAAACCGTCGACGTGGCCATCTGCCTCGGCGTCGATCCCAAGTACTCCGACCAGATGGTGCGCGGCGCCGTCACCCTGCCCCATGGCCTCGGCAAGACCGTGCGCGTGGCGGTGTTCTGCAAGGGCGACAAGGAAGCCGAAGCCAAGGCCGCCGGCGCCGACTTTGCCGGTGCCGAAGAACTGGTCGCCAAGATCAAGGAAGGCTGGCTGGACTTCGACAAGGCCATCGCCACCCCCGACGTCATGGCCCTGGTCGGCCAGATCGGTCGCGTGCTCGGCCCCCGTGGCCTGATGCCCAACGCCAAGACCGGCACCGTTACCTTCGACGTGGCCACCGCGGTGAAGGAAACCAAGGCTGGTCGCGTGGAATTCAAGGTCGACAAGGCCGGCGTGCTGCATGCCCCGCTCGGCAAGGTGTCCTTCGGTCCCGAAAAGATCCTGGACAACCTGAAGTCGCTGCTTGATACCGTGAACCGCCTGAAGCCCGCCACGGCCAAGGGCACCTACATGAAGGCCATGGCGGTTTCCACCACCATGGGCCCCGGTTTCAAGGTCGACCCGACCACCATCAAGAAGTTCCTCGAAGGCTAA
- the rplJ gene encoding 50S ribosomal protein L10, with protein sequence MNRSEKAAIIEQLKARAEGASIAVVTDFKGMSVEELTRLRVKLRENGAEYHVVKNTLARIAFTDGAHDVIKDVFKENCAVALGFADPVAVAKAVTDFAKTSKIFTVRHGSLEGKFLSGDQVADLAKLPSKPELIARALGTMNAVPTNFVSLFANIIRGLLYALKGIEEKKAAA encoded by the coding sequence GTGAACAGGTCCGAGAAAGCAGCCATCATCGAGCAGCTCAAGGCTCGTGCTGAAGGCGCTTCCATCGCGGTCGTGACCGACTTCAAGGGTATGTCGGTGGAAGAGCTGACCCGTCTCAGAGTGAAGCTTCGTGAAAACGGCGCGGAATACCACGTCGTGAAGAACACCCTGGCACGGATCGCCTTTACCGACGGAGCGCATGACGTCATCAAGGACGTGTTCAAAGAGAACTGCGCCGTCGCCCTTGGGTTCGCAGATCCCGTCGCGGTGGCAAAGGCGGTTACCGACTTTGCCAAGACGAGCAAGATCTTCACGGTGCGCCACGGCAGCCTTGAAGGCAAGTTTCTTTCCGGTGACCAGGTCGCCGACCTTGCCAAGCTGCCCAGCAAGCCCGAACTGATCGCGCGCGCTCTTGGCACGATGAACGCCGTGCCCACCAACTTCGTTTCGCTGTTCGCCAACATCATCCGTGGCCTTCTCTACGCCCTGAAGGGCATTGAAGAGAAGAAGGCCGCCGCCTAG